The nucleotide window CTTTAAGTGATGGGACAGGGACAGATTCATTCTGGACAGGAGTGTTTGCTtttcagaggaaaaaaaaaaaaaaaaaaaaacttttctgccCCTTATGCTGACCAATATGTCATTATACAACTACCACTACCTATTGGGGCGGGCTGGACAATCATAACATGGGACACAAAACGTTGAAGCCATTAAACACATCACACCTTTCATTGTCCAGTGATGTAGCTATTACAGTGATTCGCTGACGATATTTCAACATTTgtcccaaataaaataaaaaaaaagtaaaaaaaaaaaaattgtatatatatataaaaaaaataataaatcagtgaaGGAACAGAAACTGCTTTTGGGGAAAGAGGTAAAATCAAAGCGAATGTGTCCACTACGCTGTAACCAGGACACTAATATGGATATTTCTGATGTTATAAGAATGCGAGCCAGCGAGAGTTTCCACTTTTCAGAAAGCAACACAGACGTTTGCCGTTAAATTCAAAGAATTTAAATTGTGCATCATTTGGATAGCAATCAGAAAAataagtgtaaatgtgtgtgtgtgtgtgtatgtgtgtgcggtTTCAGCTGAGGACGTGATCATGTTGGTCCATTTTTGGACACAAATGAGCTCTGACTTTATATCTTTTAGTGCACTTCTTTATCAAaggctctctctcacacacacacacacactcaactgtAATCATCGACACATTTACACATGGTTTTCTGTTTGTCTTCCCCTGAGAATTCAGTCTCTCCCTGCGTCTCACTCGTACTCGGCAATGATCACCATCATCCCGACGCCAAACAGCATGGCGGCGACCTCCATCACCGACTGGCCCAGGCTCGCGCGCCCACTCAGCAGCTCTGGCAGCACCGTCACCGTGGCGATGTAGATGAAGCCGCCGGCCGTGAAGGGCAGGATCCAGGCGGTGGCGGCTGCACCCACTCCCTCGGCCAACAGGGAGCAGGCGGTGCCAGCTAACGCGCCGATGGCAGTGAGGAGCTGGAGACACATGGCCTAatggtgggggggtggggggaggcAAATAACATAGGGGAGAGGTCAAATGACCAGAATAGCGGTATTGAAATTTATACATTGATGATGTCATGGTTTGGTTCTAGGTGCTGAATTGGGTCCAAAAgccaagagtgtgtgtgtgtagctatatataattttttactttgacattttttcattaagtgtggatcataaaataaaattacctgATAAAAACAATGTTCACATCCCGGTTACTTCTTAATATTAATGGAATAATCATAGATTATAATTGATAACTGGTGGAGTTCCTGTACATTTTCCATCAATTGTAATGAGTAAAAATCCCTAAAATACACCTCGTTGTAGGGATATGATTTGACGCCAACGAAAACTCCTGCACTCTGTACAAATCATTCATATGTGAAACTGAAAACCAGACAATTGTGCTCACtctcatctctattataaatttaaaaaatagattttaccCAAACTCTATTACAGACTAGACACATAATTAAACTGACAACAACATGTCATTAAGATGATTTAAATCTTCagggcctgtattcacaaagcttcttaagcctaaaagttgcttctagtgatgaaattctaagaaaattcttagaattatgacatttactTAGAATTTTGTTTAGGACTAAATATTAGTAAAggtaaaaatgattcacaaaacatcttCGCCCTGAAAACAGCTCAGAAGGTAAAAAGTGTTAAAGAGGTGGACTTTTAAGAGTttttatagcagaggacaaaatggcaaaaagaagaaatattctccaaacactgaacataaagctaaaagtaaacactgctcttttgtccaatttggttttcttgttcttttacttccttccatctctcttgaaTTGTTGGCTAAATACCAttcaaaagtgcaacttaaacagACTGTCCTGTAATAATGTAAACTGgtaaaagctgagccattttgctcccatcaatctaaaGTGGATTACAAAGAATAAAATGATTacaggtaaataaatgtaagaactaaaatatagtaactactgtatggaaattggttgcttcaaaaagTAGACATGTTGGGCTGTTTAACTTATTAAATAAGATATTTatcctataacagaaactttgtaTAAAGTAGCCCGTTGTCATGATTATatgatttctttatatacaaacttttatgatttcactgtctgttcTAGTATCATATATTCTCTTTCCACAAAGAGcacattttaagacctttacagattttcatccatcaatcacagtccttgaaccacaccccctcactaagataaaggtacttactcacttactaaaggtttttataatttttttactcagggttgctctgagaagttttctaaatcacttttagtctaggactcccagctaggactttttaagctgagatagaATTtatctgagagaattctaagaagctttgtcaATACGGGCCCTGGCCTTTAAAAACTCCAAAgttgaccaatcagaacactGAATTTGTGCACCTTCTTCTTGGTGCATCCTGATTGGACGAGGATGGCGAAGTCTCCGATCTCGTGAGGCACCTCGTGCAGAAGGATGGTGATGGTGGTTACCACGCCAACGGCAGGACCAACCAGGAAAGAGGCGCCGATGGCCAGTCCGTCCGTGAAATTGTGGGTGAAATCGGCTGCCAGGTTCAGATAACCTGATACTTTAATATctacagagagagtgagaaagagagagaaagagagagagagagaggaattaTGATGTCATCACAACAAGAAAGGTAAAACTGGTACTTAACCTCAACTTCGCTGTTGAAGCTTCAGCGTCTCTTACCTGAGCTGTCctcttttgcttttttcccctttttgtcctttttctgaTCTTTTTTCCCTCCTTCCTTCTTCTCCTGCTCCTCCCCGTCACTGTCCTTGCATTTCGAAGAACCTGCAAAGACAAAATATAACCTTCATTCGTGTTCTGCAAACATTCTGCACTTCTTAAACAAGAAGATTTCTCCTGTGGTCGAATCTTACCGTGCGAGTGCGAGTGTGAATGCGAGTGCCCTCCTTTTAGCAGACGCACAAACTTCTCCACCACCAGGAACGCCACGATGCCTCCCAGGACCCACAGACCCACAGACATCATGTGATCATGTGCagcacctaaacacacacacaaacattgtgAGATGATCTCCTTCACTATCAGACTcatcctttttgttttcttttttccttataCATACCATGAGAATGGCCATGTGACTCATCGTGGCCGGCTGATTCGTCCTTATTTCCATGGTGAGAGTGAGGTGCTGGATTGAAGGGACATCGAgaggaaataaaacagaaaaaaaaaaaaaagggtgaaaTTAGTCTCCCAAGCAGGTGAGTCAGCAAAAATCTGATGGATTGTGTCCAGGTTGCCCTCCTGTGTGTGTTACTAACTAACCCAGCGCGTGAGGGATGAGGTGCAGGAAGGCGTCCCCCAGCAGCCCCCCCGACGCAAAGCTCAGCAGGATCTTCAGCAGGTTCTGGTGCTGATCCGAGTTCGACTGCACCGGGATGAGGAAGAGGATGAGGAACGGCGCCGCACTGATCAGCAACGTCGCTCCCACTGCCTGCAAAATGTTGatgttgaaaaatgaaaatCGATTCTATCgttttaaaatattgtagatTCAATTCACTGGACACATCTCTCAGCTCTAGTTTAAACATGACCGTCTTTCATCTTTCAATCGTTTCTGTCTCATTGACACGGGTGTTAAAACTGCACCTCTGCTGACATCTAGTGGTTGACTCTTCTTACTGCAACTTTTACATGAtgcattatttcatttatttacttcgTCACACTgtttttctcactcactcaagaATTTTAGACAT belongs to Clarias gariepinus isolate MV-2021 ecotype Netherlands chromosome 2, CGAR_prim_01v2, whole genome shotgun sequence and includes:
- the slc39a7 gene encoding zinc transporter Slc39a7; the protein is MRALYVCALLLVFGLAVLSCDHGHHHGHGHGHHHGHHHGHHHGHHHGHHHDHHHGHHHGHDHGHHHDHDHGHHHDGDVKMFHGASKWSAEANMPAGEEEEELHQGHAHEHDHADNHESAQEQAHDHGHDHGHAHEHTHDHGHTHGHDHGHSHEHGHSHKHSSVKQSQAESRDSVQLWMQAVGATLLISAAPFLILFLIPVQSNSDQHQNLLKILLSFASGGLLGDAFLHLIPHALAPHSHHGNKDESAGHDESHGHSHGAAHDHMMSVGLWVLGGIVAFLVVEKFVRLLKGGHSHSHSHSHGSSKCKDSDGEEQEKKEGGKKDQKKDKKGKKAKEDSSDIKVSGYLNLAADFTHNFTDGLAIGASFLVGPAVGVVTTITILLHEVPHEIGDFAILVQSGCTKKKAMCLQLLTAIGALAGTACSLLAEGVGAAATAWILPFTAGGFIYIATVTVLPELLSGRASLGQSVMEVAAMLFGVGMMVIIAEYE